In Acidobacteriota bacterium, a genomic segment contains:
- the rpsP gene encoding 30S ribosomal protein S16, whose translation MLTIRLTRMGAKKKPFYRVIVTEKRSKRDGKFVEIVGHYNPLSNPAQIKLDHDRVNHWIKCGAQPSDTVRSLIRKSEAAAAAAAEQPVAA comes from the coding sequence TTGTTAACAATCAGATTGACCAGAATGGGCGCGAAGAAGAAACCGTTCTATCGCGTGATCGTGACCGAAAAGCGCAGCAAGCGCGATGGCAAATTTGTGGAAATCGTTGGGCATTACAACCCGCTCTCGAATCCGGCGCAGATCAAACTCGATCATGACCGCGTCAATCACTGGATTAAGTGCGGCGCGCAACCGTCCGACACGGTGCGTTCGCTGATTCGCAAGAGCGAAGCGGCGGCAGCAGCGGCGGCAGAACAACCGGTCGCGGCTTAA
- the rplS gene encoding 50S ribosomal protein L19, translating to MNTLDQFDAAQIKTTIPEFIPGDTVRVHVRIKESETKERLQAFEGVVIARKGFGIRETITVRKTSFGIGVERIFPLHATIVDHIDVVKRGRVRRAKLYFLRELRGKAARIRERDTRTHAAGAGKK from the coding sequence ATGAATACTTTAGATCAATTCGATGCGGCGCAGATCAAGACCACTATCCCCGAATTCATTCCCGGCGATACCGTCCGCGTCCACGTGCGCATCAAGGAAAGCGAAACCAAGGAACGGTTGCAGGCTTTTGAAGGCGTGGTCATCGCGCGCAAGGGCTTCGGCATTCGCGAAACCATCACCGTGCGCAAGACTTCGTTCGGCATTGGCGTCGAACGCATCTTTCCGCTGCACGCGACCATCGTTGACCATATTGACGTGGTGAAACGGGGCCGTGTGCGCCGCGCCAAGCTGTATTTCCTGCGCGAATTGCGTGGCAAAGCGGCTCGCATCCGCGAGCGCGATACGCGTACCCATGCCGCTGGGGCTGGCAAAAAATAA
- the rimM gene encoding 16S rRNA processing protein RimM, which produces MAEPLDDLITIARIARPQGIRGEVIADLLTDFPERFAKLTELRLGWPNGKAAIIGLERARPHLGRILLKLKGYDSRDAAETLRDVRVLVMREQLVALPADSYYDFDLVDCVVSTAAGLVIGKVVGVQNFGAAPLLVVRDDEQRERLIPLASSICTEVDVARKRIVIEPPEGLLDL; this is translated from the coding sequence GTGGCTGAACCGTTAGATGATCTGATCACCATCGCGCGCATCGCCCGTCCGCAGGGGATTCGCGGCGAAGTGATCGCTGATCTGCTGACCGATTTCCCGGAACGCTTCGCCAAGCTTACGGAGTTGCGTTTAGGCTGGCCGAACGGCAAAGCTGCCATCATCGGATTGGAACGAGCCAGGCCACATTTGGGTCGCATCCTGCTGAAGCTCAAAGGCTACGATTCGCGCGACGCGGCTGAAACTCTGCGGGATGTGCGTGTGCTGGTGATGCGCGAGCAATTGGTCGCCTTGCCTGCGGATAGCTATTACGATTTTGATTTGGTGGATTGCGTGGTCAGCACGGCTGCCGGGTTGGTCATTGGCAAAGTCGTCGGCGTTCAGAATTTCGGTGCGGCGCCGCTGTTGGTGGTGAGAGATGACGAGCAACGAGAGCGGCTGATTCCGCTCGCCAGCAGCATTTGCACCGAGGTTGATGTCGCCAGGAAACGGATTGTGATCGAGCCGCCGGAAGGCTTGTTGGATTTATGA
- the trmD gene encoding tRNA (guanosine(37)-N1)-methyltransferase TrmD produces MRFDLLTIFPEFFTGPFEHGILRRAQQQGQIEIAVHDLRSFTFDKHHIVDDRPFGGGDGMVLKPEPLFRAVESLLAGSAPTDTAVEAKRTAIVLMSPQGRVFNQHEAQRLADECDRLILLCGRYEGVDERVVEHLVTDEISIGDYVLTGGEIPAMVVVDAVTRLLPHVLGSETSAVHDSFVAGLLDYPHYTRPAEFRGWQVPDVLIGGHHGEVAKWRRRAALLKTWQRRPELLDQAELTDQERRWLAEQASDTAQ; encoded by the coding sequence ATGCGCTTCGACCTGCTGACCATCTTCCCGGAGTTTTTTACCGGGCCGTTTGAACACGGCATCCTGCGCCGGGCGCAACAGCAAGGGCAGATCGAAATCGCTGTCCACGATCTTCGTTCTTTTACATTCGACAAACACCACATCGTGGATGATCGCCCGTTTGGCGGCGGCGACGGGATGGTACTGAAGCCGGAACCGCTCTTTCGCGCGGTCGAAAGTTTGTTGGCGGGTAGCGCACCAACTGACACAGCCGTCGAAGCCAAACGCACCGCCATCGTGCTGATGTCGCCCCAAGGCCGCGTGTTCAATCAACACGAAGCGCAGCGCTTGGCGGATGAGTGCGACCGCTTGATTTTGTTGTGTGGCCGCTACGAAGGCGTAGACGAACGCGTGGTTGAGCATCTGGTCACCGATGAAATTTCGATTGGCGATTACGTGCTGACGGGCGGTGAAATCCCGGCGATGGTGGTGGTGGATGCCGTGACGCGGCTGCTGCCGCATGTGCTGGGCAGTGAAACATCCGCCGTGCATGATTCATTTGTTGCTGGTCTGCTGGATTATCCGCATTACACGCGCCCGGCAGAGTTTCGTGGCTGGCAGGTGCCAGACGTTTTGATTGGCGGCCATCACGGCGAAGTGGCGAAATGGCGGCGGCGCGCGGCGCTGCTGAAAACCTGGCAACGGCGGCCTGAATTACTTGACCAAGCCGAGTTGACCGACCAGGAACGGCGCTGGCTGGCGGAACAAGCGTCAGACACGGCGCAATGA
- the ffh gene encoding signal recognition particle protein has translation MFEALSDKLKKVLKDLRGQGRLTPEHLDLAMREIRIALLEADVNFKVVKDFIERVKAKAVGAEVIGSLTPGQQVIKIVNDEMVEMLGGTSSRLLFTSRRPNAVMIVGLQGSGKTTSTGKLSKWLAANQNRNPLLLSVDVYRPAARDQLAVIGKAIGIPVFDGAGINDPLELCRAARLHCEQIGFDTLMIDTAGRLHIDDALMDELQRIKAEMQPIETLFVADAMTGQDAVKSAQEFHKRIGISGVILTKMDGDARGGAALSIKEVIGQPIKFVGVGEKYDALDPFYPDRIVSRILGMGDVMSLIEKVQTEVDEEKAAELEEKLARNSFTLEDFRDQLGQVKKIGSLQNIFEMLPGDMFGGMMPKLTPEMTAQMEGELKKTEAIINSMTQAERENHIIINASRQMRIAKGSGTTVTDVKALIKQYVEMKMMMQQLMGGAGGDPFGGGGGMFGGIRNKVVRKLTGVGGGRKKQKPKQKKKKRR, from the coding sequence ATGTTTGAAGCACTTTCCGACAAACTGAAGAAAGTCCTCAAGGACTTGCGCGGCCAGGGCCGTCTGACGCCGGAGCATCTTGATTTGGCGATGCGTGAGATTCGTATTGCCTTGCTCGAAGCCGACGTCAATTTCAAGGTCGTCAAAGACTTCATCGAGCGGGTCAAGGCCAAAGCCGTCGGAGCGGAAGTGATTGGTTCGCTGACGCCGGGGCAGCAGGTCATCAAGATCGTCAATGACGAGATGGTCGAGATGCTGGGCGGCACGTCCAGCCGTTTGTTGTTCACTTCGCGGCGGCCCAATGCGGTGATGATCGTGGGCTTACAAGGGTCGGGCAAGACGACTTCGACGGGCAAGCTGTCGAAGTGGCTGGCGGCCAATCAGAATCGCAATCCGCTGTTGCTGTCGGTGGACGTTTATCGCCCGGCGGCGCGCGACCAGTTGGCTGTCATTGGCAAGGCGATCGGCATTCCGGTTTTTGACGGCGCGGGCATCAATGATCCGTTGGAATTGTGCCGGGCGGCGCGCTTGCATTGCGAGCAGATCGGCTTCGACACGCTGATGATTGACACGGCGGGCCGGCTGCACATTGATGATGCGTTGATGGATGAATTGCAGCGCATCAAGGCTGAGATGCAGCCGATTGAAACGCTGTTTGTGGCCGACGCGATGACGGGCCAGGACGCGGTCAAGAGCGCGCAGGAATTCCACAAACGCATCGGCATCAGCGGCGTCATCCTGACCAAGATGGATGGCGATGCGCGCGGCGGCGCGGCGCTCTCGATCAAGGAAGTCATCGGCCAGCCAATCAAGTTCGTCGGCGTGGGCGAAAAGTACGATGCGCTTGATCCGTTTTATCCGGATCGCATTGTCTCGCGCATTCTGGGCATGGGCGATGTGATGTCGCTGATCGAAAAAGTCCAGACTGAAGTGGACGAAGAGAAGGCAGCGGAACTGGAAGAAAAGCTGGCGCGCAATTCGTTTACGCTCGAAGATTTCCGCGACCAACTGGGGCAGGTCAAGAAAATCGGTTCGCTGCAAAACATCTTTGAGATGCTGCCCGGCGATATGTTCGGCGGCATGATGCCGAAATTGACGCCGGAGATGACCGCGCAGATGGAAGGCGAACTGAAGAAAACCGAGGCGATCATCAATTCGATGACGCAGGCCGAACGCGAAAATCACATCATCATCAATGCTTCGCGCCAGATGCGCATCGCCAAAGGCAGCGGCACGACCGTCACCGATGTCAAAGCGCTGATCAAACAGTACGTCGAGATGAAGATGATGATGCAGCAGTTGATGGGCGGCGCTGGCGGCGACCCGTTTGGCGGTGGCGGCGGCATGTTCGGCGGCATTCGCAACAAAGTGGTGCGCAAGCTGACAGGCGTTGGCGGCGGGCGCAAGAAACAGAAACCGAAACAGAAGAAAAAGAAACGGCGGTGA
- a CDS encoding KH domain-containing protein, producing MKELVELIAAALVDHPEQVKVKEIEGHQANVIELRVADGDLGKIIGKQGRTARAIRTILNASGIKLKRRFVLEILE from the coding sequence ATGAAAGAACTTGTCGAACTGATCGCGGCTGCCTTGGTTGACCATCCTGAACAGGTCAAAGTCAAAGAGATCGAAGGGCACCAGGCGAACGTCATCGAATTGCGCGTGGCCGACGGCGATCTGGGCAAGATCATCGGCAAGCAAGGCCGCACGGCCCGCGCCATCCGCACGATTCTCAATGCTTCGGGCATCAAGCTGAAGCGGCGCTTCGTGCTGGAAATCCTTGAATAG